The genomic region CCGCAGGAACCCCGTTCATTGATTGCGATCCTGCAGGACCTCCAGCGCGAGTTTCATTACCTTCCGCCCGAGGGAATCAAGGGAACCTCCAGGGCCCTGGGAATACCTCTTTCCAAAGTTTACAGCGTGGCGACTTTTTACAACGCTTTTTCGCTTGAACCGCGCGGTGAACATACCTGCCGGATCTGCATGGGGACAGCCTGCCATATCAAAGGCGCGCCATTGGCACTGGACCAGGCTGAAACATTTCTCAAGATCAAGCCCGGCCAGACCACAGAAGATCTGTCGTTCACCCTGGAAGTGGTCAACTGTGTCGGCGCTTGCGCCATGGCTCCGGTGGTGATTATCGATGACAAGTATTATGCCGATGTCAGACCGGATCGGATGCGTCGTTACCTCGAAAGGACCTTGAAATGAAGATAGATTCTCCCGAAAAGCTGGCCCAGTGGCAGAAAGAGTGCCAGAAAAAACAGGAGCAGTATAAAAAGAAAGTGATCATATGTTTCGGGCCGGGATGCCTGGCTTGCGGATGCCGCGATGTTTATGACCGCTTCGAAAAAGAACTCGATGAGTTGAATGTCAGGG from Candidatus Zixiibacteriota bacterium harbors:
- a CDS encoding NAD(P)H-dependent oxidoreductase subunit E, producing the protein MKTVEIDQSKVDEIIGRHPQEPRSLIAILQDLQREFHYLPPEGIKGTSRALGIPLSKVYSVATFYNAFSLEPRGEHTCRICMGTACHIKGAPLALDQAETFLKIKPGQTTEDLSFTLEVVNCVGACAMAPVVIIDDKYYADVRPDRMRRYLERTLK